Proteins found in one Amycolatopsis aidingensis genomic segment:
- a CDS encoding type II secretion system F family protein, with product MISPLLWGAGLGVGLWALVVYLFPPRPPLRALVDRLHATPAPPPILAADSDGWALRVGKPFVKPLAALGLPTRKLRNDLAVTGKSIEHHLAEKATLALTGLLLPILMELLLVVADVSLGWEVPAVASLVFALGGFLLPDLSVRQEAERRRSTFRHALSAYLNLIRVLLAGGAGVDGALSDAVGIGKGWAFQQLRRALVTAKLTRTTPWSTLGQLGTELGVHQMSELAASVSLAGTEGARVRASLAAKAAALHTRELTDAEGEAQAATERMSLPVVMLFGGFLVFIGFPALAQVLGGL from the coding sequence ATGATCAGCCCGTTGTTGTGGGGTGCTGGGCTCGGTGTCGGATTGTGGGCGCTGGTGGTCTACCTGTTCCCACCACGGCCACCGCTGCGTGCTCTGGTCGACCGGCTGCATGCGACACCGGCACCGCCACCGATCCTCGCCGCCGACTCCGACGGCTGGGCCCTGCGGGTGGGCAAGCCGTTCGTCAAGCCGCTGGCCGCGCTCGGCCTGCCCACCCGCAAGCTGCGCAACGACCTCGCGGTCACCGGCAAGAGCATCGAGCACCACCTGGCAGAAAAGGCCACTCTGGCGCTGACTGGGCTGCTGCTGCCCATCCTGATGGAGCTCCTGCTCGTGGTGGCCGATGTCAGCCTGGGCTGGGAAGTCCCCGCCGTCGCCAGCCTCGTCTTCGCCCTGGGTGGCTTCCTGCTCCCCGACCTCAGCGTCCGGCAGGAAGCCGAACGGCGGCGTTCCACCTTCCGGCACGCGCTCTCGGCCTATCTCAACCTGATCAGGGTACTGCTGGCCGGCGGCGCTGGCGTCGACGGAGCACTGTCCGACGCCGTCGGCATCGGCAAAGGCTGGGCATTCCAACAGCTCCGCCGCGCACTGGTCACCGCCAAGCTCACCCGAACCACACCATGGTCCACCCTTGGACAACTCGGCACGGAACTCGGCGTGCACCAAATGTCAGAGTTGGCCGCGTCGGTCAGCCTCGCCGGCACCGAAGGTGCCCGCGTACGCGCCAGCCTCGCCGCCAAGGCCGCGGCGCTGCACACCCGTGAACTCACCGACGCCGAAGGCGAAGCCCAGGCAGCCACCGAACGCATGAGCCTGCCCGTGGTGATGCTGTTCGGCGGATTCCTTGTATTCATAGGCTTTCCCGCGCTCGCGCAGGTGCTGGGAGGTCTCTGA
- a CDS encoding TadE/TadG family type IV pilus assembly protein — translation MCSALRRLRNDQRGAGTVELVIATPVLLLLILLIAQFALYMHATHIAQAAASEALSAARVFGGSAAAGSAEGQRILTQLGSGPLQESSVNVQRGGTQASVTITGTTTSVIPFMTFTVHAEAVGPVEKFVPPIGTGNAP, via the coding sequence ATGTGCTCCGCTCTGCGTCGGCTGCGCAACGATCAGCGTGGCGCCGGCACGGTCGAACTCGTCATCGCCACACCCGTGCTGCTTCTGTTGATTCTGCTCATCGCCCAATTCGCCTTGTACATGCACGCCACCCACATCGCCCAAGCCGCCGCATCCGAAGCACTGTCCGCGGCGCGAGTATTCGGTGGCAGCGCCGCAGCAGGAAGCGCCGAAGGGCAACGCATACTCACACAACTGGGAAGCGGCCCGCTACAAGAAAGTTCGGTCAACGTCCAGCGGGGAGGTACCCAAGCCTCGGTCACGATCACGGGAACCACGACCAGCGTGATCCCCTTCATGACGTTCACGGTCCACGCGGAAGCCGTAGGGCCCGTTGAGAAATTCGTCCCGCCGATCGGCACCGGGAACGCACCATGA